Proteins from a single region of Synchiropus splendidus isolate RoL2022-P1 chromosome 3, RoL_Sspl_1.0, whole genome shotgun sequence:
- the thtpa gene encoding thiamine-triphosphatase produces MSVEVERKFLFTSDTLKTLEQVGVCIGQREFHDQYFDTPQFDLTLRDMWLRKREGCWELKCATADVDDCKQPVKATSLCTRYKEITSLPDIQTKLREVIEEDNDLTTHLENIETGHKNVPAEDETWLGALNLICFSEFTTLRRSFTVAEEGVQIDLDQADFGYNVGEIEVLLSEGEDVAAAVGKIEKTAQILGLSGDQRIEGKMNVFLKRYHPEHYEKLLNAHIL; encoded by the exons ATGAGTGTGGAAGTGGAGAGGAAGTTTCTATTCACATCTGACACTCTGAAAACACTGGAGCAGGTTGGAG TGTGCATTGGTCAAAGAGAATTTCATGACCAGTACTTTGACACGCCACAGTTTGACCTCACTTTGAGAGACATGTGGTTGCGCAAGCGTGAAGGATGCTGGGAGCTCAAGTGCGCAACAGCAGATGTCGATGACTGCAAACAGCCAGTCAAAGCTACCTCGCTGTGCACTCGCTACAAAGAAATAACAAGTCTCCCTGATATTCAAACTAAGCTAAGGGAGGTGATTGAAGAGGACAATGACTTAACAACTCACCTTGAGAACATTGAAACTGGACATAAAAATGTCCCAGCGGAAGATGAAACTTGGTTGGGTGCACTGAATCTCATTTGCTTCTCTGAGTTTACAACTTTGCGGCGGTCATTCACTGTTGCGGAAGAAGGGGTTCAGATCGACCTTGACCAAGCTGACTTTGGGTACAACGTTGGTGAGATAGAAGTCCTTTTATCAGAAGGAGAAGATGTTGCAGCTGCCGTGGGAAAGATTGAAAAAACTGCACAGATACTGG GTCTGAGTGGAGATCAAAGGATTGAAgggaaaatgaatgtgtttctcaAAAGATATCATCCAGAGCACTATGAAAAACTCCTGAATGCACACATTTTATGA